From the genome of Candidatus Defluviilinea proxima:
TCCACGTTACGATCAGATCCCTCTTCGCACGCGTGATGCCCACGTAGAAGAGGCGCAGGCGTTCCTTCACATAATCCAACCGCGAGCGCAATGTCGCTGTGCCTTCCTCGTACCAGTCATATTCACTCGACGACTCGAGCGCGGTCAACTGCGCCAGTGCCTCCGCTTCGAGATTCAAACCGCTCCGCACGAACCAACGCTCCGAAATAAAACGGTCATTCGGCATGTTCGACGGGAAGTCATAATTATTGACCGACATCAAATACACGCGGTCCCACTCCAGTCCCTTCGCCTTGTGCATCGTCGTCACCACCACCCGTCCGCGATGCCGTTCGGGGTCAAAGCCCGAATCGTCCGACGAGAAACCGATGAAGCGCCGTTCGTTCTTCGCGATCACCGCCAGTTCCGACGTCAACTCCGGCAGGCGCCAATCCGCGTGATCGTCCGCCACCTGTCTCAGCACCAGCGCCAGTTTATGCGCCAGCGCCAGATCCGACGCTTCGCTGAACACATCCTGCGCCAGCGTCAGCACCAACTGATCGATGGGCAGAGTCACCGCATTCAACCATCTCTGGACATTGACTCGGAACGCGCTTAATTCCTGGATGACTTGCGCCGCCTCTGACTCACCGATACCTGCCAGCCAATCATTAGCATTTTGTGGCGCGATGAAATTTTCCACATCAACGATCTTGCGCAACAGAGTCGATGTCATTGCGAGGAGCGCACTTTGCGACGAAGCAATCTCCTCATCGTTGGATGTCGTTGCGAGCGCACTTTGCGAAGCAACCCCCTCCTCGTTGAGATTCTCCTCACCGACAGGAGATTGCTTCGGGCTACGCCCTCGCAACGACATATCCTCACGCCAATCCCTGCGCCACACCTCATACGCCTTCGACAACTTCCGCGCCGATTGCGGGTCCGCCAGATACGACAACAACAAATTCAACGATCCCGCTGCCGCCCGCGTCTCAGACGTGGAAGAGATCAACTCGATCGGCTCGATGCCTTTCTGCCGCAGCGCATTGACCACTTCCACGCCACGGGCGTTGCGCGGAACAAGCACAGCGATGGTCGGTTTATCGTCATCAGGAAAATCCCAGATCGAATCGACATATCCCTTAATAGACTTGACCACTGCTTCCATTTCTTCATCGGGCGTATAGCGCTTGCTGATGAACTTGATCCCCTCTGGGTCATCAGGCGGATTCTGCTGCGGGTCACCTTCAGGCACAGGCACGATATGCGGCACCGATAACGCCGTCTGCACATTCGGGTCAGGATGCGAAGTCATCACCCAGTCAATGAGATGATTTGCAACAGCCAGCACCGAAGGCTGCGACCGCCCCGACTCGGGCATGTCCGCATGATTGTTGTTCTTGATGAAGTCACGCAACAGATCTGGGTTGGCGGTTGTGAATGTTTCAAAGATGGCTTGATTCGGATCTCCAACCCGCACCCAGTTATCTTCACCGCTTGAAATCAATTCAAGAATTCTTTGTTGGGTCATACTTGAATCTTGTGCTTCGTCCTCAAGAATAAATTTGTAGCGGTAACTCAATCTGGCGCGAAATTCTTCGTCGCTTTCGAGCAAGGTCAACGCCAAACGGATGAGGTCGTCGAAGTCCACGGCGCCGCGATAGGCGAGGGCGCGTTGATAGTCCGCGTAGATGCTGTAGCCGAGTTCCGCTAAAGGCAACGGGGCAGGAGAAGCGTCGAGTTTGGCACGCAGGCTTTCGGGAGTCAGGAGGCGATCTTTGGATGAACGGATAAAAGCTAAAGCGAGGGAATCCAACAAATTGGGAAGTTGATCACGTTTGACCCAATCCCTTTTGGATTGATCCATGGCAGGGTCGAGATAATCATCCAGCGAATGCGACGCCAGCCACGCATTGACCGACTCGCGGCGGATGAAGCCCGCCTCACGCTCGTCGATGATGCTGAAACGCTCCTCAAGCCCCACGCGCGCCGGCTTCTCGCGGACGATGTCATGCGCCAGCCCATGCAATGTGCGCACGCGATATTTGTACAGCGCCTGCAATGGGTTATCGAAGAAACGTTTGATGCGCGCTTCGAAATTATCCACCGCCGAGTTGACGAGCGTAACGATGAGCACTTCCTGATCGTCGCCAAGCGCGCCGCTTTGAATGATCTGCGCCGCCAACGCCGAGAGAATATGCGTCTTCCCCGCACCAGGGACCGCGGCAATACCGAGCCGCCCGCCGTTGTAGCGGAGGATGTTTTGTTGAGAGGGTCGAGGAGTGAAGGTAGGTGTCATGTGTTGGCTGCTTCTTCAATAGGGTGATTCTACCCTGCAAACCCGCACGGTGATAAACCACCGTGCTATTCGTACAAAGCCCGCTAAAGCGGACTGGATATGGGCGAGGCGACTTCAGTCGCCTTCGTATGGATAGCCGTGGGGTTTATCCCACGGCGGGCAATGCCGAGGCGAGAACAACGTCCACGCTAGGCCTCATCCATCCTCTCCATCGCCACGATCAACGTCCCGTCGGCGTGGTGATGTTTCTGATTATGAATATATCGTACCACTGAGGCGAGATTCCGTTCGCCGAAAGACAACACGCCATATTCATCCTGCCAATAAAATTCAAAATCAGGTTTGATCACATGATTGACGAAATGCGAGCTGTTTCCTTTTACGTCGCCGATAAATTTCGCGGGGGCTATCTTTGGCGGAACGGAAACAGCGAGATGCACATGATCTTCGATCCCACCGATGGCATGGACAAATCCACCCATATCGTGTGCCTTTGCCGCGATAACACGATAGAGTTCAGGCTCGAAAGCGGAATCAATGAGCGGCAATCGATTCTTTGTGCTCCAGATAAAGTGATAGTAGAGTTTCCAATACGGCATATGTTTGACTCTCCCTAATAACAATCCGCTTATAAATTGCTATAAATTATCCAATGTCCCATAGATCATACTTCTCCTTTCCAGGATGCGGAACATACCGTACCCTATCACAACATAAAGAAGCCCGATCAAGATCTCGCCCTGGAGCAAAGGTGCAACGGTAACCCAATCGGCACCGTTGAGAGCAGCGCGTGCCGCCGCGATACCACGCGTCATGGGCAAGCTATAGGAAATGACTTGCAGGAATCTCGGCAAAGAACTCACTGGGAAGTTGGCTCCCACAAGAACATACAACGAAAGTGCCAGCGTGGAAGTGATCATCCAACCATCGCGGCTGACGAGCGAGATACTGCCCATGATGAATCCCATGCCACTGGTTGCCAGGGTGGTTATCAATACGCAGAGTAACACTAACCAGAAGTTGGCCCCAGACATATCCAAGTGAAAGATCAGGATGGCGATAGGCAAGGCAAAGGCAACAGTGACGAAACTGTCCAGGATGTGAAACAGAGCGCGGCCAAGAAAAAGAGGCGCCCTCGGAGCGGGACTTCCTAAAAGATAAGATAAAGCTCCAAAGGCTTTCTCATTGCCGATCGTCATGGAAATCCCACTCAGGCCATTCGTGGAAGGGATCAACAGGATATTGCCAACAACGATATAGACTGGATCGTTCAATCCGACATAACGCCCCATATAAACAAAGAACACCATCGCAAAGAAGCCGAAGCCAAACTTGCTGACGAAATAATTGAAGGGCGCACTCCAGGCAAACAGAGCACGATAAGCAACCCATGCCTGAATGAAATACAAACGAATATAACGAGTGATCGTACGCATCATATCGAACTCATTTCCCCGGTCACACGGATACGATCATGGACCTTACCATCCAGCCAACGCGTAACAAGCCAGAGGATGAGCGTAGTAAAGAGAGAGAGCGCCCACTGAATGGAATAGGAATGCAAGTCACCCGTTCCTGTAAGGGCCGAATTCATCGCTTCCAAAGCCCAACGGATCGGGAAGATGACCGAGATGGATTGCATCCATTGCGGCAAAATTTGAATAGGGTACATGAAACCACATACGATAGCAACTGGCATCTCGAGAAACTCAACCATCGAACCTGAAAGCCGAGACCACACAAGAAAGTTCGCAAAGAAAATACCCAACGCCCACATTCCCAGCAAGATCAATAAAAAGGATACGATGGCTGCCAGCAAATTCGCGTCTGCCAATGAATAATGGAAGATCAACAGCGCGGCAATGAACGCGACAGACATACTCAACAATCCCGCCAGCACATTGGTCATCGTGCGAATGGATTCCACAGTTCCCAGCGAAGTTGGGCTGGCAACGATCAGTTCCAGCGTTCCATCGCGGCGATCACCACGGATATCAAAAGTGGAGGTAAAGACCAATCCGCTCCACATGCCCATGATGCCACCACCGATCACCGTGTAAACCAAATCTGGCTGACTATTGCCTGCCACACGTGAAAGCACCATTCCAACTGCACTGAAGATCGCAGGTTGAAAAACAAGTAGCGAGAGCGACAACATGTCAAAAGTTCGCACTCGCAACTGAACATTCATCTGTCGCCAAATCAAACGACCCGTATGCCCGTTCATTTCGTCTCCTTTTGGATTATAGAGACGTACACATCCTCCAATGTTTGATTACGGACTTCCAATCCCTGCACGTGTTGTGAGCTGATAAACGGCGTCAATACTTGCATCACATCTTCAGGTCGCACAGTGCGGATGGAGACCTTTTTATTGGGATGCGCCTCACCGATCTGCATATGCAAATAACCGTCTAACTTTTGCAATCCAGCCTGCAACTCGGCAAGATCATCGGCTCTCACCTCGACCTCGAACAGAGTCTCACCAGTGATCTGCTTCTTAAGGGATGCAGGGGTATCCAGTGCCACAATTCGCCCGTGATAGATAATGCCAATACGGTCACATAATTCTTCCGCCTCGGCCATGTAATGTGTGGTCAAAAGAATGGTCTTGCCAGCCTGAGAAAGTTGTTTGACCGTTTTGCGAAGTTCACGCGCACCCACCGGGTCAATTCCCACTGTCGGCTCATCGAGATATATAAGTTCAGGATCATGCAACAGAGCACGTGCAAGGTGGAGACGTTGTTGCATACCACTTGAAAAGGTTTCAACGCGATCATCCTTACGGTCGGCAAGGCCAACCAATTCCAATAATTCAGAAATACGTCTTTGGGATATGGATGGGTCAAGCGCATACAACTCAGCGAAGTATTTCAAGTTATCCCCCGCTGATAGGCGTCCATATAATCCGCGAGCCCCGCCGAAAGTAAAGCCAATGCGCTCCCGTACCTTTTGGGTTTCTTTTACTACATCAAAACCTAATACTGAGACTTGTCCGGTCGTAGGGAGAAGGATTGTCGCAAGCGTTTTGACCGTAGTGGTCTTGCCCGCTCCATTCGGCCCAAGCAATCCGAATAACTCTCCCTTTCGGACGCTGAACGAAACGTCATCCACCGCCACCGTTTTCTTTTTCTTGTTACTCCAAAACCCAACGCGGGTGATAAATTCTTTGTGTAGCGATTGAACGTTAATGGCATCGTCACTCATACATTATTCTCCTATTGCAAACCATGTCCACCATATTATGTATTTAAACTTACAACGATAACGTTACTGGAACTGCCCAAGTTCCCCACTACAGGTGTTCTACACCCATTTCACTCATAGCAATAAATCGAAAAGTATTTTATCAGCGTATTGTTCTCTCTATCCATCTCAGGGATGAAATTCTCACCAGGATTTGCAACCGCCTTAATACCAAAGTTCGTAATATCTTTCATATCCAGTGCGAGCGTAAACTTTCTATCCCAGTTGGGGTCAAGGTTAGAGATCGTCAGATTGGGACTCCCGATCACTCCGCCATACTTATCCGCCCATGCAGTGATGCGATAAGAACTCTTCCCCAAAAGTATGTACACCCCAACATCGAATGTGCCAAAAGAGTGCGTGGATGCATCACCAATGTTCCGAACGATCACAGTCAATGTCAGGTAACTCCTTGGGACTTCTTCATAGACATCGTGTTTACACACTGGCTCACCAATACTCGAAATGACCAAATCGGGCAGTGGCTTGCCAATAGGAGGCACATACTGCGGTGTAATTGTTGCTGTCCATGTAGGGACAGGCGTATCGGTCGGCATGACCGTTGATGTCCGTGTGGGGTTGGGAGTATAGGTTGAGAGAGGGATAACCTCAGGCTGAAATTGTTTTGAGGGAACTAAAGTTGCCTGTGTGACTGTCGGAGCTGGCTTCAAGGTCGGCGGAGAGATCACCAGTATGAAAGCTGTGATGACTGCAAAGATCGCAAGAATACCCAGGATCACACTACATGTGGCTAAATTTATTTTTTCAGCCATTGACCTATCAATTCCAACGTTTTCACAGGTTGATCCATATATCAGGCAATGCAACAATATCCAGTTGCCCGCCATTGTAGCAACTGAAGTTTTGTTGGAGCAGTCGAGAGGCGCATTTAAACATCAGTCCGTGTTACCTGATATTTCAACTTTATTAATGACGAAAGCGAAAAACCAACCAGCGCGAAACCATATAAAGTAAATGGCATTTGCCAGACAATGAAATCCAAAACCGCATGACCAAAAGCATGGTCGCGGAAAATCAATAACCACGACAAAGGCCCCAATATAGAATACCAAGTAGTAACGACTAATGCCAACCCTTTTCTGTCAGTATTCGCCTTTTTCGAAAAAGAATTCAACACAAAGATCATACATGTAGCAATTGCGAACAAAATCAGTAAATATGAATATCGACCATCGACTAGATCTTTTGCCCATAGCATGTTCGTAGGCAAGCGATTTGACAAAGAGAAAGCATACCCATCAATATAAATACGAATAACTTCCGTTGTCCTTTCGATTACATCCCCCATAGTTGCCGCCTTACCTGTAGCTATAAATTCACTACCATATGTTCGATTGTTCCAGGAAAAAATAATGTGATTCACTGCCTTTTGGAAACTTCCAAGGTCCATTTTGATCTGAATACAAAGGACCGCCAATCCAACAAGTACGGAGCCAACCAGACTAATGCTTAAGCTGATCATTCTGCCAATGAATATATCCTTTTTCCAACGATTTAACACGGCATAATAAACAAAAGGGACTGTAGTCATCAATAAAGCAGATGTGATAAATTCAAAGCCGCTAAACAGAATCTTTACTAGAGAAAGTACAAAAACGATAACAGAAAAGCGAAACATCCACCGGGCATTATCCAAACCTTCATTTGTTCTCAGCCAAATTGAGATCACTAAAAGAGGAAGGTAGAAAGACCACAGAGACCAAAAGAGGTTTCCCCCAAGCAAGGCAAGCCACTTGGAAATCAATATATAAATAGCAACACTTATAGATGCAAGCCATCCCAACTCAGATATGACCCACAAACAAAAAGCCGAAAGAATCATGGATAAAAACAATGAAATTCCCAACCGAAATACAAATAAATTCGTCGATGGAGCAAAGTTCGTCCATGCATCAAATGTGCTATAAATCACGCCCTGAAAGCCAGGGTGTGATTTATAAGTCCAAAACTTGGAGAAATCAGTACCCTTATTATATTTTCGGTTTTGGTTTTCAATTACTCGCCTCTCATATCCACCAACTGCAACATCACCAATGCCTAAAAGCCCACCTGCCGAAAATATTCCGGATTGACGGGATTTGACCAATCGCCCCATAATGTATATTTCAGAAACGTCCCGCCGATATACAACCTCATCATCGGAAATGGCCTGCCATTCATTTTGATAAAACCCAAGAACAAACAAGGAGGTAACAACTAAAAAATATACAATTTTTATTAATAGTTTCATCATAAAAAATATCTCTTCCTAGTCATTTTTTCAGCCATTGACCTATCAATTCCAGAGTCTTAACAGGTTGATCCATGTGGAACAAATGTCCCGTGTCCTTGATTTGAATGGCTGTGCCATTGTTGACATGAGTCTTGAAGAACTCAACATCACTCTCACGGACAAGGCCGCCTTTATCCACTTCACCGTAGATGAGCAAAGCAGGGCATGCAATCTTCTCCATTACGGTTTGCAAATCCACTCCATCCAGGTAGCCACCCACTATGGCTGTTTTGACATACCTGGGGTCCAGTCCGCTATAGGTCTCTTCAAAATAACGTCTCCCCGCTTCATCAATATTGGGAAACAACTCAGAGAACACTTCCTCTGCTGGGCGCTGATGAGTCAACAGATCGTAGAGGCGGAGGAAATACTGATTCGTGTTCTCAGAGCGAACACCCTGCTCGCGTAACAAGAGCGGTGGGTCAAGGACGATCAAAGCCTTGATCCATTCAGGAATCTGCGATGCAACAACCAAGGATGCAACCGCCCCCGCTGAATGCCCTAACAACACAACGGGTTCGCCCACATTACGCTTGATAAACTCCGCCATATCATTCGCAACCGCAGTGACAGTGTACGAGTCACTCCAGCCAGATTTGCCATGGCCGCGTGCATCACAGGCATACAGATGCCAATCGTTCTCCAAACCATTGAGCAGGTGGATCAGTTCCTGCCAACGGGCAGTCGCCCCGTGCAACAGAACAAACGGCTTTCCATTGAACGGTCCTTCTGCGTAATTAATCTTGATGGTACCAGTATCAAATATTTTTTCAGTGAACATATTTCATCCTCACAATACTTTTTGGAACGCGCGCAACAACTCGCCACGTTGTTCAAATCCACTCTCGCCGAGTTCAGAGAGACAGATGTAGATCCGTTCGCGACAACGATGCAAGAGACCCGAGACCAACCGTGCCAAAGCCTGTTTGCTATATTGAACATCATCAACGTCTGTCCACACGCGGCCTGGTTCCCATCCACGCGAAAGCACATGCGGATGTGTCAACGGCTGGGACAACCTCTCGTACCAACCATTCGAACCGATATCCAACCAAAATTGGACAGTCACCGGACGGTTCATCATCAGGAAGGTGTGGGCTGGTGCGACCAAAACAGCATTTTTCTCCTCTGATTGCCAGCCTTCGAGATACGATGCGGCAATGACTCCATCCTGCAACATGGCAATATATTCCCGCCCCATATCCCCTATTCCGCCAGTGGACTCCATCGCCATACGGAATTTCTTGACCGACTCTACCAAACTGGCCGCTACACGGACCGCGTCAAAGTTGGAGTGATAGCCAAAACCCGGTTGCGACAGCACCTCGCCAAACAGTTTACGGAAGAAATGATCCAAAGGTAGGACGTTCGATGCTCGGTATTCGTCCATCCATTCCCGAAGCCTTGCATAACGATTGCCTATGGAGAAAGTGACCCGTTCTTGCATCTCTGGCTTGATCTCATCGAAAGAAGAAAGCCGCAGATCACGCTGACGATAGACGATCTCGGTCAAAAGCTGTGCGCGGACAAGGTCAAGCCCTTCAATGGACTGCATCAATGCATACGCCACATCAAATTTCGGAGGGTGAACATTCCAATGTGGATGCGCCAATACAGCCAAAGTGATCAGTGCGTTCGAGGCTGGCTCATCGCGCAAAGAACGGGATGGTCTGTGGGAACGCCACGGGATATTCCGTGCTTCGAGTCTA
Proteins encoded in this window:
- the tnpA gene encoding IS200/IS605 family transposase, yielding MPYWKLYYHFIWSTKNRLPLIDSAFEPELYRVIAAKAHDMGGFVHAIGGIEDHVHLAVSVPPKIAPAKFIGDVKGNSSHFVNHVIKPDFEFYWQDEYGVLSFGERNLASVVRYIHNQKHHHADGTLIVAMERMDEA
- a CDS encoding ABC transporter permease, which translates into the protein MNGHTGRLIWRQMNVQLRVRTFDMLSLSLLVFQPAIFSAVGMVLSRVAGNSQPDLVYTVIGGGIMGMWSGLVFTSTFDIRGDRRDGTLELIVASPTSLGTVESIRTMTNVLAGLLSMSVAFIAALLIFHYSLADANLLAAIVSFLLILLGMWALGIFFANFLVWSRLSGSMVEFLEMPVAIVCGFMYPIQILPQWMQSISVIFPIRWALEAMNSALTGTGDLHSYSIQWALSLFTTLILWLVTRWLDGKVHDRIRVTGEMSSI
- a CDS encoding ABC transporter permease, with the protein product MMRTITRYIRLYFIQAWVAYRALFAWSAPFNYFVSKFGFGFFAMVFFVYMGRYVGLNDPVYIVVGNILLIPSTNGLSGISMTIGNEKAFGALSYLLGSPAPRAPLFLGRALFHILDSFVTVAFALPIAILIFHLDMSGANFWLVLLCVLITTLATSGMGFIMGSISLVSRDGWMITSTLALSLYVLVGANFPVSSLPRFLQVISYSLPMTRGIAAARAALNGADWVTVAPLLQGEILIGLLYVVIGYGMFRILERRSMIYGTLDNL
- a CDS encoding ATP-dependent helicase translates to MTPTFTPRPSQQNILRYNGGRLGIAAVPGAGKTHILSALAAQIIQSGALGDDQEVLIVTLVNSAVDNFEARIKRFFDNPLQALYKYRVRTLHGLAHDIVREKPARVGLEERFSIIDEREAGFIRRESVNAWLASHSLDDYLDPAMDQSKRDWVKRDQLPNLLDSLALAFIRSSKDRLLTPESLRAKLDASPAPLPLAELGYSIYADYQRALAYRGAVDFDDLIRLALTLLESDEEFRARLSYRYKFILEDEAQDSSMTQQRILELISSGEDNWVRVGDPNQAIFETFTTANPDLLRDFIKNNNHADMPESGRSQPSVLAVANHLIDWVMTSHPDPNVQTALSVPHIVPVPEGDPQQNPPDDPEGIKFISKRYTPDEEMEAVVKSIKGYVDSIWDFPDDDKPTIAVLVPRNARGVEVVNALRQKGIEPIELISSTSETRAAAGSLNLLLSYLADPQSARKLSKAYEVWRRDWREDMSLRGRSPKQSPVGEENLNEEGVASQSALATTSNDEEIASSQSALLAMTSTLLRKIVDVENFIAPQNANDWLAGIGESEAAQVIQELSAFRVNVQRWLNAVTLPIDQLVLTLAQDVFSEASDLALAHKLALVLRQVADDHADWRLPELTSELAVIAKNERRFIGFSSDDSGFDPERHRGRVVVTTMHKAKGLEWDRVYLMSVNNYDFPSNMPNDRFISERWFVRSGLNLEAEALAQLTALESSSEYDWYEEGTATLRSRLDYVKERLRLFYVGITRAKRDLIVTWNSGRQGDATPSLPLSELMGWWEGNNG
- a CDS encoding alpha/beta hydrolase, which codes for MFTEKIFDTGTIKINYAEGPFNGKPFVLLHGATARWQELIHLLNGLENDWHLYACDARGHGKSGWSDSYTVTAVANDMAEFIKRNVGEPVVLLGHSAGAVASLVVASQIPEWIKALIVLDPPLLLREQGVRSENTNQYFLRLYDLLTHQRPAEEVFSELFPNIDEAGRRYFEETYSGLDPRYVKTAIVGGYLDGVDLQTVMEKIACPALLIYGEVDKGGLVRESDVEFFKTHVNNGTAIQIKDTGHLFHMDQPVKTLELIGQWLKK
- a CDS encoding ABC transporter ATP-binding protein; protein product: MDDVSFSVRKGELFGLLGPNGAGKTTTVKTLATILLPTTGQVSVLGFDVVKETQKVRERIGFTFGGARGLYGRLSAGDNLKYFAELYALDPSISQRRISELLELVGLADRKDDRVETFSSGMQQRLHLARALLHDPELIYLDEPTVGIDPVGARELRKTVKQLSQAGKTILLTTHYMAEAEELCDRIGIIYHGRIVALDTPASLKKQITGETLFEVEVRADDLAELQAGLQKLDGYLHMQIGEAHPNKKVSIRTVRPEDVMQVLTPFISSQHVQGLEVRNQTLEDVYVSIIQKETK